A part of Kryptolebias marmoratus isolate JLee-2015 linkage group LG8, ASM164957v2, whole genome shotgun sequence genomic DNA contains:
- the zbtb48 gene encoding telomere zinc finger-associated protein codes for MAAAESSHAQRVLSSLNQQRAVGKFCDAVLNLGDGVLYLAHRNVLACFSELLELSGTEGAPCTEFRLQSCPGDGLELLLSFIYTGELKLKEDSLPKVQQAAASLCVPEALALCQQFRRPPVEPAPAKRRRGRPRKPPLGGDKEENPPPAPAGVSAAAAAAPATTTRSGRVVKGPRRLVTADESATSDCKRSALDPEEGEPCDDAEESLAAEQPAAESQVAELQMDPHDRGMSPVTGETEGEEEDASDLDRDEEYLPAGEHSPTATAPKAPSKTNRSTDAAEKESNKDSVQCPICHKSFKSKYYLKVHNRRHTGERPFGCLKCGKRYFRKENLFFHQGQDCTRVLTYTCPTCSSNFDTKEELRVHVVTHTGEMPHKCSTCSEQFMYKKNLTMHMMKVHGHPKPHTCPQCPKTFLTRTELRVHEAAKHRGEKPFVCEECGHRASSRNGLQMHIKAIHRNERPFVCNICGHAFSQKNNLNLHLRVHSGERPYQCHLCGKTFRTQASLDKHHRTHTGERPYSCDVCEQRFTEKGALLRHKASKHQEGRPHCCQICNKTFKAKEQLRVHLRRHKGMRKFECIDCGYKFTRQAHLRRHILIHKRTENYNPRQRKLRNIIVQEVEGSPDKGEAPNFAEAQQISDYAPESPLTSEPTTPRPDSPPGLDAGSVVRVVVEPGDTATEVATNRNVEHGEEAGGFSESEALRRSQLVGEEYESAADMGGDC; via the exons atggccgccgcagagAGCAGCCACGCCCAGCGTGTCCTGTCCTCCCTGAACCAGCAGAGGGCGGTGGGGAAGTTCTGTGACGCTGTGCTGAATTTGGGCGACGGGGTGCTGTACCTGGCTCACCGCAACGTCCTGGCCTGCTTCAGTGAGCTCCTGGAGCTGTCCGGCACCGAAGGCGCTCCGTGCACCGAGTTCCGCCTGCAAAGTTGCCCCGGCGACGGCCTGGAGCTGCTCCTGAGCTTCATCTACACCGGCgagctgaagctgaaggaggACAGCCTGCCCAAGGTGCAGCAAGCGGCGGCCAGCCTGTGCGTGCCCGAAGCGCTCGCTCTCTGTCAGCAGTTCCGACGCCCGCCAGTGGAGCCGGCGCCTGCGAAAAGGAGACGAGGCAGGCCCAGAAAGCCTCCACTGGGTGGGGACAAGGAGGAAAACCCTCCCCCGGCGCCAGCGGGCGTGTCCGCGGCAGCCGCTGCAGCTCCCGCCACCACGACCCGCTCCGGTCGGGTGGTGAAGGGCCCCAGGCGGCTGGTGACGGCTGATGAGAGCGCCACGTCCGACTGCAAGAGGAGCGCGCTCGATCCTGAGGAGGGGGAACCCTGTGATGATGCTGAGGAAAGTCTGGCAGCTGAACAGCCGGCTGCTGAGTCTCAG GTCGCAGAGCTGCAGATGGACCCGCATGACCGTGGCATGAGTCCAGTAACGGGTGAGacggagggagaggaggaggacgcgTCTGATCTCGACAGAGATGAGGAGTATTTACCTGCTGGCGAACACAGTCCTACAGCAACAGCCCCGAAGGCCCCgagtaaaacaaacaggagcacTGACGCTGCAGAGAAAGAGTCCAACAAGGACTCGGTTCAGTGTCCCATCTGCCACAAATCCTTCAAGAGCAAATACTACCTCAAGGTCCACAACAG GCGGCACACAGGAGAGAGACCCTTTGGATGCCTCAAGTGTGGAAAGAGGTACTTCAGGAAGGAGAATCTTTTCTTTCATCAGGGCCAAGACTGCACCAGAGTTCTG ACGTACACCTGTCCCACGTGCTCCTCAAACTTCGACACGAAGGAAGAGCTGCGGGTGCACGTGGtcacacacacaggagagaTGCCCCACAAG TGTTCCACATGCAGTGAGCAGTTCATGTACAAGAAGAACTTGACAATGCACATGATGAAGGTCCACGGTCATCCCAAACCACACACA TGTCCACAGTGCCCCAAAACCTTCCTCACCCGGACTGAGCTGCGCGTGCACGAGGCGGCAAAGCACCGAGGAGAAAAGCCCTTCGTGTGTGAGGAGTGTGGCCATCGAGCGTCCAGTCGAAACGGCCTGCAGATGCACATCAAAGCCATCCACAG AAACGAGCGTCCCTTTGTGTGTAACATATGTGGCCACGCCTTCTCTCAGAAGAACAACCTCAACTTGCATTTGCGCGTGCACAGCGGTGAGAGGCCGTACCAGTGTCACCTCTGTGGGAAAACCTTCAGGACACAAG CCAGTCTGGACAAGCACCACCGGACGCACACCGGCGAGCGTCCCTACAGCTGTGACGTCTGCGAGCAGCGTTTCACAGAGAAGGGCGCCCTCCTCCGCCACAAGGCCAGCAAGCACCAGGAGGGCCGACCCCACTGCTGTCAGATCTGTAACAAAACATTCAAGG CAAAGGAGCAACTGCGTGTCCATCTGCGCCGCCACAAAGGCATGAGGAAGTTTGAGTGCATCGACTGCGGCTACAAATTTACCCGACAG gcaCACCTGCGGCGGCACATCCTCATCCACAAGCGCACCGAGAACTACAACCCGCGGCAGAGGAAGCTGAGGAACATCATCGTGCAGGAGGTGGAGGGAAGTCCCGACAAGGGCGAGGCCCCTAATTTTGCGGAGGCTCAACAGATCAGCGACTACGCCCCAGAGTCGCCCCTCACCTCCGAGCCCACGACCCCGCGGCCCGACTCGCCTCCGGGCCTCGACGCCGGCAGCGTCGTCAGGGTGGTCGTCGAGCCCGGGGACACGGCGACGGAGGTGGCGACCAATCGGAACGTGGAGCACGGCGAGGAGGCAGGGGGTTTCTCGGAGTCCGAAGCGCTGCGGAGAAGTCAGCTGGTCGGGGAGGAGTACGAGAGCGCAGCGGACATGGGCGGGGATTGTTGA